The Pyxidicoccus sp. MSG2 DNA segment GGATACGAGATGCCCCACTGCCCCACGCGGCCGTTGTTGTTCGGCACGTTCTTCACCAGCCACTCGATGGTGTCGTACGTGTCGGTGCTCTCGTCGACGTCCTTCGGCCCGGACTTCTTCGGGTTGTGCGGGCGCACGTTGAGGTACTCGCCCTCGGACATGTGGGCGCCGCGCACGTCCTGGGCCACGAAGATGAAGCCCTCCTTCTCGAAGGCCTCGCTGGGCCCCAGCGAGTTCGCGTACCGGTCCACGCCATACGGCGCGACGGTGTAGGGCGTGCGAACCATCAGCATGGGGTAGCGCTTCGCCGGGGACGCGTCGACGGGCACGTAGACGGACGTGAACAGCCGCTTGCCGTCGCGCATGGGGATGCGGAACTCGTACTTGGTGTAGCGCGAGCGGATGCGGTCTACCCGCTCCTGGGACCAGCCGTAGGGCGGCTTCGGGGCTTGCGGGCCGGACTGCGCACCCGCGGGACCAGCAAGGGAGAACAACAGGAGTGCCGCGAGGCTGCGGGACACGGAGTGCATGCACGCTCCTGGAGGAGAGGGCGTCATTCAGGGGGAACACGACCGGCGTCGGAAACTCCGACTCCGGGGCGCCACCAACGCGGGGGCCGCCCTTTTGTTCCCCAGTCCGTGAAACGCCGCGGCGCGGCACACCGCCTTACTCCGACGGTGCCCCTTCCGGAAGCGGACGGGGCCCCGCGCGGAGGGAGCGCAGCTCGCGCTCGGCCTCTTCGAGCCGGGTGGACAATTCCTGCACGCGGCCTTCCTGCCGACGCAGCGCGGCCTCGGTCTGACGCAGCTCCACGAACAGGGCCACCCTGTCCCGCAGCACGTCCGACACCAGGGGCTTGCGCATGTAGTCCACGGCGCCCTGCTTGAAGGCCGGCTGCAGCTCCGGGGAGTCACCGTCCAGGCCCGTGAGGAGCAGGACGGGGGTACGCCGGTTGCGCTCGCGCTGGCGCAGCAGCGTCAGCACCTCCACCCCGTTCATGTCCCCCAGCCGCAGGTCCAGGAGGATGACGGCGAAGTCCTCGTCGAGCACCCGCCGCAGCGCTTCCTGCCCGGACGCGGCGCGCACCAGGCGCTGCCCGAGCGGCGCGAGGATGCACTCCAGGGCGAACAGGTTCGCGGGAAGGTCGTCGACCAGCAGGATGCTCACCTGCGCAGTCGCGGAAGTGGGACGTGGAGGCGTGGCGTCGGGCACGGGTCTCGAGCGGAGGGTCGCGGGCACGGTGCGGTCGAGAATGACCGGTTCCGCGCCGCTTCCATCGCACCCTCTCACGACAACCGCCCCGCGGTGCCGACAAGAAAACACTTCACCCGGGGAGTGGACGTTCCCCGGCCCGAGCGTCCTACCCCCGCCCTTCCCCGCCCTCGTCCGGGGCCGCGTCCAGCCCGTACTTGCGCAGCTTGTCGTGCAGCGTGGCGCGGCCGATGCCCAGCCTCCGCGCGGCCTCGCTGCGGTTGCCGCCGGAGATGCGCAGCGCGTCCAGGACGAGGCCCCGCTCGTACGCCTCCACGCGCTCCTTGAGGCCCGCGCCGTCCGGTGC contains these protein-coding regions:
- a CDS encoding response regulator, coding for MSILLVDDLPANLFALECILAPLGQRLVRAASGQEALRRVLDEDFAVILLDLRLGDMNGVEVLTLLRQRERNRRTPVLLLTGLDGDSPELQPAFKQGAVDYMRKPLVSDVLRDRVALFVELRQTEAALRRQEGRVQELSTRLEEAERELRSLRAGPRPLPEGAPSE